One part of the Microbulbifer sp. THAF38 genome encodes these proteins:
- a CDS encoding permease: MSVELVTMLEEALNMFAFLAVELTVLFLAISYLVGVLQEYISPDRVQAALSSRRGKGYLIAALLGVITPFCSCSTIPFIKGLLRAQAGFGPVVVFLFSSPLLNPIVIGLLVVTFGLNVAILYFTLAMAVSVLAGFLLEKLGFERFVRDEAYLESRGCNSGSKNSEAQPAMGSGLPERETTSSFAAQGAPLLASVTGPGIEKTAVAGSCSVNQSGKNTCANKTQPEAAKPSRWFTIWLSTWKDFKKTLPYLLIGITLGSFIYGFVPTDLIVAYAGENKWYAIPIAAVIGIPLYIRASAVIPLSAGLVQKGMALGSVMALIIGSAGASLTEVILLKSIFKTQMIAAFLTVVLGMAVTAGYLYSFLF, translated from the coding sequence ATGTCTGTCGAGTTAGTCACCATGCTGGAGGAGGCACTCAACATGTTTGCCTTCCTCGCAGTCGAGCTGACAGTGTTGTTTCTAGCAATCAGCTACCTTGTGGGGGTGTTGCAGGAGTACATTTCTCCTGACAGGGTTCAAGCGGCACTGAGTTCACGAAGAGGTAAGGGGTACCTTATTGCGGCACTCCTCGGCGTGATCACTCCATTTTGCTCCTGCTCTACGATCCCATTCATTAAAGGCTTGTTAAGGGCTCAAGCCGGATTTGGTCCAGTAGTGGTATTTCTATTCTCCAGCCCACTGCTAAACCCTATAGTTATTGGCCTGCTGGTCGTCACTTTCGGGCTAAATGTAGCCATCCTCTATTTCACGCTTGCAATGGCAGTCTCAGTCTTGGCTGGGTTTCTTTTGGAGAAGCTTGGCTTTGAACGGTTTGTTCGTGATGAAGCTTACCTGGAGTCCAGAGGTTGTAACTCGGGCTCCAAGAACAGTGAGGCCCAGCCTGCGATGGGTAGTGGCTTGCCTGAACGGGAAACTACTTCAAGTTTTGCTGCCCAAGGGGCTCCTCTACTTGCATCAGTAACAGGGCCTGGAATTGAAAAAACGGCGGTAGCTGGCAGTTGCTCGGTAAATCAGTCAGGAAAAAACACTTGCGCAAACAAAACTCAGCCAGAGGCTGCGAAGCCTAGCCGTTGGTTCACTATCTGGCTGTCTACCTGGAAGGACTTTAAGAAAACGCTACCTTACCTGCTGATTGGTATCACGCTCGGGTCCTTTATTTATGGGTTTGTGCCTACCGATCTGATCGTGGCCTACGCCGGTGAAAACAAATGGTATGCGATTCCTATCGCCGCTGTGATTGGTATTCCTCTCTATATTCGCGCCTCGGCCGTCATTCCACTGAGTGCTGGACTGGTACAAAAAGGTATGGCACTGGGCTCAGTGATGGCGCTGATTATTGGTAGTGCCGGTGCCAGCCTGACCGAAGTGATACTGCTGAAGTCGATCTTCAAAACCCAAATGATAGCTGCGTTTTTGACTGTTGTTTTAGGTATGGCGGTAACAGCCGGCTATTTATACAGCTTCCTCTTTTGA
- a CDS encoding aldehyde dehydrogenase family protein translates to MKNVHDVIVIGAGPIRIAAAAQFLSRGLQPLVLEKGTSAGSAMLEWGHVRVFTPWSYMIDEVLKKVNDSTFGLQAGIFTRDLYRAPKAWDTLEVGGVVIGDVPSWRVDNMPYGGVKDSGLGREGVRWAIQDMTEERLMVVRTLR, encoded by the coding sequence ATGAAAAACGTCCATGATGTGATTGTCATCGGTGCCGGTCCTATCCGTATTGCCGCCGCGGCTCAATTTTTATCCCGAGGACTACAACCACTAGTACTTGAAAAAGGTACATCTGCAGGTAGTGCTATGTTGGAGTGGGGACATGTACGGGTATTTACCCCCTGGTCTTATATGATCGATGAAGTACTTAAAAAGGTCAATGACAGCACATTTGGATTACAGGCCGGGATCTTCACCCGTGATTTGTATCGAGCCCCAAAAGCTTGGGACACCCTGGAGGTGGGCGGCGTAGTGATTGGCGATGTGCCTAGTTGGCGAGTAGATAATATGCCCTACGGAGGCGTGAAAGATTCAGGTCTGGGCCGAGAGGGGGTGCGTTGGGCGATTCAGGATATGACGGAGGAGCGGTTGATGGTGGTGAGAACTCTAAGATAA
- a CDS encoding DUF3592 domain-containing protein, with product MDDQKNKKAKITPVSLLFFIAYQAIFCTLLYQWALTPVVDKLRMFNWLPMDAHLIEVDLEIYWDDESTFYQVVASFEFNIDGKTYWGNRVDIHSEPDDSGGKRYHENMHSTLQKFKRQGRTFNGWFNPDNPYDSILDKKLRWSKIIIPGLLCCLFILSGLIVYRAYIFREQEKDPELVKKTPWIAKSKWKPEGVSSETKGVLKGQLWSGFVAALLGAVFAYAGLTILLNGEYAGLFFLSLGIIACLLAIEPIKSWWKFKALGSVSVVINPFPGRVGGKVSGYIQFPQSLLVREHTIRIILKQFTRLTERGGDIRSRREFVNWEAVTNGMHQATNSGIRVYFSFEVPNKLPESNTDIYCGDGEYWYLNVRGGFQGDHFEREYELPVFNVDSSDHNDAGQECEDKSTESQVDKTPGNINFKADFVQGSKESPTDVPVGKPLRNFSEELSSIVHMEMQGGTVVIRQKSFFYKLSMWMIGFAFFMLFLGCVLVISEIKFSFLVFGISIFLFILSVPSVLSVKEVQITQNHLIRKNLWFGMAREYDQINRESIREVVLKKVGYLTSSKKQTRECFNIFARGKCGTDVLVASFIPGRGAAEQLRKRISLLIGRRVRQAQKRSPGRVLRGGGQ from the coding sequence ATGGATGACCAGAAAAACAAAAAAGCCAAGATCACACCAGTATCACTGCTATTTTTCATCGCCTATCAAGCTATATTTTGCACCCTTCTATATCAATGGGCTCTCACACCGGTAGTTGATAAGCTTAGGATGTTCAATTGGCTTCCAATGGATGCCCATCTAATTGAAGTGGATCTAGAAATCTATTGGGATGATGAAAGTACTTTCTATCAAGTTGTTGCCAGCTTTGAATTTAATATAGACGGTAAAACCTATTGGGGTAATAGGGTTGATATACACTCAGAACCAGATGATTCTGGAGGAAAGCGTTATCATGAAAATATGCATAGCACTCTTCAGAAATTTAAGAGGCAGGGGCGCACGTTTAATGGATGGTTTAACCCAGATAATCCCTATGATTCAATCCTAGATAAGAAGCTACGTTGGTCAAAAATTATTATTCCCGGCTTGTTATGCTGTCTATTTATTTTAAGTGGTTTAATCGTTTATCGAGCATATATTTTTCGGGAACAAGAAAAGGACCCGGAGCTGGTTAAAAAAACACCATGGATCGCAAAAAGCAAATGGAAACCGGAGGGAGTATCATCTGAAACCAAAGGGGTACTGAAAGGGCAGTTGTGGAGTGGGTTCGTGGCGGCTTTGCTCGGTGCAGTTTTTGCTTATGCAGGATTAACGATCTTGTTAAATGGAGAGTATGCGGGGCTATTTTTCTTAAGCCTAGGTATTATCGCTTGTTTATTGGCCATTGAACCAATTAAGAGCTGGTGGAAATTTAAGGCGCTTGGAAGTGTGTCTGTCGTCATTAATCCATTTCCAGGTAGAGTCGGTGGAAAAGTATCTGGCTATATTCAGTTTCCCCAGTCTCTGTTAGTTAGAGAGCATACTATTCGCATAATACTAAAGCAGTTCACAAGATTGACTGAGCGTGGCGGGGATATTAGGAGTCGAAGGGAGTTTGTAAATTGGGAGGCCGTAACTAATGGAATGCATCAGGCTACTAATTCTGGGATAAGGGTCTACTTCTCTTTCGAAGTTCCAAACAAATTGCCTGAATCAAATACGGATATTTATTGTGGGGATGGGGAGTATTGGTATTTAAATGTTCGTGGTGGTTTTCAAGGTGACCACTTTGAGAGAGAGTATGAGCTGCCAGTATTTAATGTGGATTCTTCTGACCATAATGATGCGGGTCAAGAGTGTGAGGATAAAAGTACAGAAAGCCAAGTTGACAAAACTCCTGGGAATATAAATTTTAAGGCAGATTTTGTTCAAGGAAGTAAAGAATCTCCTACTGATGTTCCTGTGGGTAAGCCGTTGAGGAATTTTTCCGAAGAGCTATCCAGCATAGTACATATGGAAATGCAAGGGGGCACGGTAGTAATTAGGCAAAAGTCATTTTTTTATAAGTTGAGTATGTGGATGATAGGGTTCGCATTTTTCATGCTTTTTCTTGGATGTGTGCTAGTTATATCGGAAATAAAATTTTCTTTTTTAGTGTTTGGGATAAGTATTTTTTTATTTATTTTGTCGGTCCCGTCGGTGTTATCAGTTAAAGAGGTTCAAATTACCCAGAACCATTTAATACGCAAGAACCTTTGGTTTGGCATGGCGAGAGAATATGATCAAATTAATCGTGAATCTATTAGAGAGGTAGTGTTGAAAAAAGTTGGATACCTCACTAGCTCTAAAAAACAAACCCGTGAATGCTTCAATATATTTGCTAGAGGTAAGTGCGGAACAGATGTTTTAGTTGCAAGCTTTATCCCGGGTCGTGGAGCTGCTGAGCAATTGCGGAAGAGGATAAGTCTTTTGATTGGACGCAGAGTGCGCCAGGCACAGAAGAGATCACCTGGCCGTGTGTTGCGGGGGGGCGGGCAGTAG
- a CDS encoding DUF3592 domain-containing protein: MSKLGKFSFSFNPYLFGIAGIFFVFSFAAFLYEVVGPVRDAIKMRDWLPMTAEVLEVELAESWGDGGSVSYQTFAAYEFVVDGKAYWNDRVSVNSGFDNLGQYQINIFHRLNNARERGLRISGWYNPDNPAEAVIDRGLRWIQVVPLTLFCLPVMFFAFIVMCASVVRKRDDEPSSETASYLFKKEWKVNGILSEEHRGQLSGWLFIMLLCSVVIPCLYIAVDKLTRGVHDLDVVIYLLFAVSLLYVLYRPLKSNIQQVRYGKVPLVVTPFPGILGRIFSGYLQFPKIINVSQQAFHFSLQQVRTYRNNQGEGSGLQHVVNWETQGQGHLEVVNGYSRVYFAIQVEGNLPESKIEGDEGDWWRLNVEGRMQGITFTRTYEVPIFCEGYEFQEADTLNDEIIAKVPVGRLRTDYSEELKKLVSIEELGTAIQFRQKILISIPTVMQLVGGVIASAIGIALFFTKAPFFFAVVFAIAGLLPLGSALSRAVRCYQTYIGADKVTCRYSWMWVKHGQKVLDKSNVHGVYMTKYAGYEGLDDRKKEYFDFYLVGNDGYKVKIISDLLGREAAKLFLEKLEVLCKLKSISALELKSLQERQKNVA; this comes from the coding sequence ATGAGCAAGCTTGGAAAATTCAGTTTTTCATTCAATCCTTATTTGTTTGGTATAGCGGGTATATTCTTTGTTTTTTCATTTGCTGCATTCCTATATGAGGTAGTTGGTCCTGTCCGAGATGCGATAAAGATGCGAGATTGGTTGCCAATGACTGCAGAGGTTCTTGAGGTTGAACTGGCAGAAAGCTGGGGAGATGGGGGGTCGGTCAGTTATCAAACTTTTGCTGCATACGAATTTGTTGTGGATGGTAAGGCTTATTGGAATGACCGGGTAAGTGTCAATTCTGGTTTTGATAATCTTGGACAATATCAAATAAATATTTTCCATCGATTGAATAATGCCAGGGAAAGAGGGTTGCGGATAAGTGGGTGGTATAATCCTGATAATCCTGCTGAAGCAGTGATTGACCGGGGATTGAGGTGGATACAAGTAGTACCTTTAACCCTCTTTTGCTTGCCTGTGATGTTTTTCGCATTCATTGTTATGTGTGCATCTGTAGTAAGAAAAAGAGATGATGAACCTAGCTCAGAAACTGCCTCCTATCTGTTTAAAAAAGAGTGGAAGGTAAATGGAATTTTATCGGAAGAGCATCGCGGGCAGCTATCTGGATGGCTATTTATCATGCTTCTGTGTTCTGTTGTTATTCCTTGTCTATATATTGCGGTTGATAAGTTAACTAGAGGGGTGCATGATCTTGATGTGGTAATATATTTACTTTTTGCTGTTTCTCTATTGTATGTACTTTACCGGCCTCTTAAGAGCAATATTCAACAAGTTCGATATGGAAAGGTTCCTTTGGTGGTGACTCCATTTCCAGGTATATTAGGTCGTATTTTTTCTGGATATTTGCAGTTCCCTAAAATAATTAATGTTAGTCAACAGGCTTTTCATTTTTCACTTCAGCAGGTGCGAACATACAGAAACAACCAGGGAGAAGGTTCTGGGTTGCAACATGTCGTAAATTGGGAGACTCAAGGGCAGGGTCATTTAGAGGTAGTCAATGGCTATTCAAGGGTCTATTTCGCCATTCAAGTCGAGGGTAATTTACCTGAATCGAAGATTGAGGGAGATGAGGGGGATTGGTGGCGACTGAATGTCGAGGGCAGGATGCAGGGAATTACCTTTACTCGTACCTACGAAGTTCCAATCTTTTGCGAGGGCTATGAATTTCAAGAAGCTGATACTTTAAATGATGAAATTATAGCTAAAGTGCCGGTAGGGCGATTAAGAACAGACTATTCTGAAGAGCTAAAAAAACTTGTGTCGATAGAGGAACTAGGTACCGCTATTCAGTTTCGACAGAAGATACTTATTAGCATACCAACCGTAATGCAACTAGTTGGAGGCGTGATTGCTAGCGCTATTGGCATTGCATTATTCTTCACGAAAGCTCCATTTTTTTTCGCTGTTGTCTTTGCAATAGCGGGATTACTCCCCCTTGGCTCTGCGTTGAGTCGTGCTGTCAGATGTTACCAAACCTATATAGGGGCAGATAAGGTTACTTGTCGCTACTCTTGGATGTGGGTGAAGCATGGGCAGAAAGTTCTGGATAAGTCCAATGTACATGGTGTTTACATGACAAAATATGCGGGCTATGAGGGTTTAGATGATCGAAAAAAAGAATACTTTGATTTTTATTTGGTAGGGAATGACGGTTATAAAGTAAAAATCATTTCAGACTTATTGGGGAGGGAGGCGGCTAAGCTATTTCTCGAAAAGTTGGAGGTTTTATGTAAGCTAAAATCAATCAGCGCTCTTGAGTTAAAATCTCTTCAAGAAAGGCAAAAAAATGTTGCCTGA
- a CDS encoding carboxylesterase, which translates to MEPTIVFIHGTNAGPWTMENFHQYFEEKGFRCYSPSYRYHENLETQQSQKRLKGISIADYVVDIASFVNGLSCKPILIGHSLGGVIAQKIASMGLTDAIVLLNGSVNWGILPTTKQERELGKMFMAAGNFWEDVLLPDFEAMAKFGLNKLNKEDQHQVFNRLGPESGRVLFELFFWIFDDNRTTKIDYKKIDCPVLMISGTDDFAPPPPQHVLLQSNKVQKPLFILPKVTATT; encoded by the coding sequence ATGGAGCCTACTATCGTCTTTATTCATGGCACTAACGCCGGCCCCTGGACAATGGAGAACTTCCATCAGTACTTTGAAGAAAAAGGTTTCCGCTGTTATAGCCCAAGCTATCGCTACCACGAAAATCTTGAAACTCAACAATCGCAAAAGCGCCTAAAGGGAATCAGCATCGCCGACTATGTTGTGGACATTGCATCATTCGTTAACGGCTTAAGCTGCAAACCTATCTTAATTGGCCATTCTCTGGGAGGTGTCATCGCACAAAAAATAGCCTCCATGGGCTTGACGGACGCAATAGTGCTGCTGAACGGAAGCGTCAACTGGGGGATACTGCCTACAACGAAGCAAGAACGCGAACTCGGCAAAATGTTTATGGCAGCCGGTAATTTCTGGGAAGACGTACTTTTACCAGACTTTGAGGCAATGGCAAAATTTGGGCTCAACAAGCTCAATAAGGAAGATCAACACCAAGTATTCAATCGTTTAGGTCCTGAATCTGGACGAGTACTTTTCGAACTTTTCTTCTGGATCTTTGACGACAACAGGACCACAAAAATTGATTATAAAAAGATTGACTGCCCTGTTTTGATGATTTCCGGCACCGACGATTTTGCACCCCCCCCTCCACAGCACGTTTTATTGCAAAGCAACAAAGTACAAAAACCACTTTTTATACTGCCGAAGGTTACGGCCACTACTTAA
- a CDS encoding LysR family transcriptional regulator, whose translation MRREYDKYHLISVFCAVVDHGSLSKAGSHLGLSTPTVSKTLAQLEQVLGQVLLTRTTRAVSITDAGRLVYQQGQQILNAFTELEDRVAELGTLDRGKLRITFPETLGENVFSQICNDFQKAYPDYSLELIFTPHLLDMIEDDIDIAVRVWATMPDSQFYGLPLFNISPIFVASPEYLDKNGYPASIEALSQQNILLARLNGLKDGWIFDGKYYHFKGNLISNKTSHTRAAAINGNGIAILPSYFCRQAIQSGELIELFPEIKREDNMVGALYKVKRKNSKKIDVFLSYLEARLRESDFMC comes from the coding sequence GTGCGGCGGGAATATGATAAGTACCACTTGATCAGTGTCTTTTGTGCGGTAGTGGATCATGGCTCCTTGAGTAAAGCCGGTAGCCATTTGGGCTTATCGACGCCAACTGTGAGCAAGACACTGGCACAGCTGGAGCAGGTGCTGGGCCAGGTACTCTTGACCCGAACTACCAGGGCTGTGTCGATAACAGATGCCGGGAGGCTTGTTTATCAGCAGGGGCAACAGATACTCAATGCCTTTACTGAACTGGAGGACCGGGTTGCTGAGCTTGGGACTCTCGATCGCGGTAAATTGCGAATTACCTTCCCTGAGACATTGGGGGAGAATGTATTTAGCCAGATTTGTAATGACTTTCAAAAGGCTTATCCTGATTACAGTCTTGAGTTGATATTTACCCCACATCTTCTGGATATGATTGAAGATGATATTGATATCGCCGTACGTGTATGGGCGACAATGCCGGATAGCCAGTTTTATGGCTTACCACTGTTCAATATTTCCCCAATTTTTGTGGCATCACCAGAGTATCTTGATAAGAATGGTTATCCGGCGTCTATTGAGGCACTGAGTCAGCAAAATATTTTACTGGCCAGGCTCAATGGATTGAAAGATGGATGGATTTTTGATGGTAAGTACTACCATTTTAAAGGAAATCTCATTTCTAACAAAACTTCTCATACTCGTGCCGCAGCAATAAACGGTAATGGCATTGCTATATTGCCATCCTACTTCTGCAGGCAAGCCATACAAAGTGGAGAGCTGATTGAGCTTTTTCCAGAAATCAAAAGAGAGGACAATATGGTAGGTGCTCTTTATAAAGTAAAACGTAAAAACTCCAAGAAAATTGATGTGTTTTTAAGTTATTTGGAAGCAAGATTACGGGAATCGGATTTTATGTGTTGA
- a CDS encoding lipid-A-disaccharide synthase N-terminal domain-containing protein translates to MSATLAEWWGQVQTIEKGWLVFGLGAQIIFFLRFVVQWIASERAHKSIVPEAFWYISLVGGAMMVIYGIHRADPVIIIGQFTGIFIYCRNIYLILRTKQQ, encoded by the coding sequence TTGAGCGCAACTCTGGCTGAATGGTGGGGCCAGGTTCAGACCATTGAAAAAGGCTGGCTAGTATTTGGCCTAGGCGCACAGATTATATTTTTCTTACGATTTGTAGTGCAATGGATTGCTAGTGAGCGCGCCCATAAATCCATTGTGCCAGAAGCCTTTTGGTATATCAGCTTAGTGGGTGGAGCGATGATGGTGATCTATGGTATTCACCGAGCCGATCCGGTTATTATTATTGGGCAATTTACTGGCATCTTTATTTATTGCCGAAATATATATTTGATTTTGCGCACCAAACAGCAATAA
- a CDS encoding glycosyltransferase family 2 protein, producing the protein MANTYFNWIAEANKLSNNALVPSNNFSIVISVHNESGCIALLIKEIYQTLKDLPPREVIIVDDGSTDDTVAEVSAMMTQYPTLELLCHPHRLGQSAGIVTGATAARGKWIVFSDGDGQNDPRYIPKMFAQLAQPPRKQQHNQQQKLMLVNCVRVKRKSSWLKKAYSFCANWIRRSVLHDDCTDSGCGLKLINREVFLAIPHFRGMHRFIPVLVTLYGFERTEIEIVDRERFSGCSKYTNTYRALFGIFNLFGVYWLSKRLIIPTTTETVKKDSSPQKDSNKNNREPGGFSS; encoded by the coding sequence CTGGCGAACACTTATTTCAATTGGATAGCGGAGGCAAATAAACTGAGCAACAATGCTCTAGTACCCAGCAATAATTTCAGTATTGTTATATCCGTTCATAATGAAAGCGGGTGTATTGCCCTTCTGATCAAAGAGATCTACCAAACCTTAAAAGATTTACCTCCCCGTGAAGTGATTATTGTGGACGATGGGTCGACAGATGATACAGTGGCAGAGGTATCAGCCATGATGACCCAGTACCCTACTCTTGAATTGCTTTGTCATCCCCATCGTTTGGGCCAGTCCGCAGGTATCGTTACCGGAGCCACAGCGGCCAGAGGAAAATGGATCGTATTTTCTGATGGCGATGGCCAGAATGACCCCAGATATATCCCCAAAATGTTTGCACAGCTGGCACAACCTCCACGTAAGCAACAACATAACCAACAACAGAAGCTAATGCTAGTCAATTGTGTGCGTGTTAAACGCAAAAGCAGCTGGTTGAAGAAAGCTTATTCCTTTTGCGCCAACTGGATACGTCGCTCAGTATTACATGACGACTGCACCGACTCAGGCTGTGGTCTAAAGCTTATCAACCGGGAGGTTTTCTTAGCCATACCACATTTTAGAGGTATGCACCGTTTTATACCGGTCCTCGTAACCCTGTATGGCTTCGAAAGAACTGAAATAGAGATTGTTGATCGCGAGAGATTCTCAGGGTGCTCAAAGTATACCAACACTTATCGAGCACTCTTCGGGATCTTTAATCTTTTTGGTGTTTATTGGTTAAGCAAAAGGCTCATCATTCCAACCACAACCGAGACGGTTAAGAAAGATAGCTCGCCTCAAAAAGACTCTAACAAAAACAACAGGGAACCAGGGGGCTTCTCCAGTTGA
- a CDS encoding cache domain-containing protein gives MMKNFIRSVMLLAPLASYSVFADNYGTAEEAKALLEKVVTSLKTDESATIDKINKGEGGFKDRDLYPFCVKADGSLTAHPVFHPNLDERNLKAERDIMGKAFGEEMIKNAKEGQISKVTYMWPRPGETKPVQKTAFITKVGDHVCGVGYYKK, from the coding sequence ATGATGAAAAATTTTATCCGCTCTGTAATGCTACTTGCACCCCTCGCATCATATTCAGTGTTTGCTGACAATTATGGGACTGCTGAAGAAGCCAAGGCCCTTCTGGAAAAAGTAGTCACCTCGCTAAAGACGGATGAGTCAGCGACCATCGATAAAATTAATAAAGGTGAGGGAGGGTTCAAAGATCGAGATCTCTACCCATTCTGTGTCAAGGCAGATGGCAGCCTTACAGCACATCCTGTATTCCATCCGAATCTTGATGAAAGAAACCTAAAAGCGGAAAGAGATATAATGGGAAAAGCTTTTGGAGAGGAGATGATTAAGAATGCAAAAGAGGGGCAAATCAGCAAGGTAACCTATATGTGGCCGCGTCCTGGTGAAACAAAGCCCGTACAAAAAACGGCATTTATTACTAAAGTTGGCGACCATGTATGCGGTGTGGGTTATTACAAAAAGTAA
- the dbpA gene encoding ATP-dependent RNA helicase DbpA, which produces MTAPFSDLPLKPALLKNLASLNYTSMTEVQAKTLPVILDGKDVIAQAKTGSGKTAAFGLGVLHRLNVDRFRIQSLILCPTRELADQVAQELRRLARAIHNIKILTLCGGMPFGPQIGSLAHGAHIIVGTPGRIEEHLRKGTLSLEHVDTLVFDEADRMLDMGFQDVIDTILAQLPARRQSLLFSATYPDQIERLSARVMQKPVMVRIESSHSEEVIEQRFYKTESFDDRLEMTRRILLSDRPVNTLIFCNTKRETDDVANDLKQAGFNVLALHGDMEQRQRNETLIRFANGSASILVATDVAARGLDIDKLDAVINFHIAKDPEVHTHRIGRTGRAGERGCAYSLFSEKEGHKLLRMDLTQDPLSDPDTPPPASILTETPFQAPMATLQIDGGKKQKVRPGDILGALTGGDRPINGKDVGKINVLDLTAYVAVKRNVATEALKKIENGKLKGRKFRVRRIRG; this is translated from the coding sequence TTGACTGCCCCCTTTTCCGACCTCCCCCTAAAGCCCGCCCTGTTAAAAAACCTGGCGTCACTCAACTACACATCGATGACCGAGGTTCAGGCAAAGACACTCCCGGTCATACTCGACGGCAAAGATGTCATCGCACAGGCAAAAACCGGCTCCGGTAAAACGGCGGCCTTTGGTTTGGGAGTACTGCACAGGCTCAATGTTGATCGGTTTCGGATTCAATCGCTGATTCTGTGTCCCACACGGGAACTGGCCGACCAGGTTGCCCAGGAACTGCGCCGGCTGGCCAGGGCAATTCACAATATTAAGATTCTGACCCTGTGTGGCGGCATGCCTTTTGGCCCACAGATTGGCTCCCTGGCGCATGGGGCACACATTATTGTTGGCACACCAGGGCGTATCGAGGAACATCTGCGCAAGGGAACCCTGTCCCTAGAGCATGTCGACACACTCGTTTTTGACGAAGCCGACCGGATGCTCGATATGGGCTTTCAGGACGTTATTGATACGATTCTGGCGCAGTTGCCAGCTCGTCGACAGTCCTTACTGTTCAGCGCGACTTACCCAGATCAAATCGAGCGACTCAGTGCACGAGTGATGCAAAAGCCGGTGATGGTACGTATTGAATCCTCACACAGTGAGGAGGTGATCGAACAACGTTTTTACAAAACTGAGAGCTTCGACGATCGTCTGGAGATGACCCGCCGTATTCTACTCAGTGACAGACCGGTCAATACCCTGATTTTCTGTAACACCAAGCGTGAAACCGATGACGTCGCCAATGACCTGAAGCAAGCTGGATTCAATGTGCTGGCCCTGCATGGGGATATGGAACAGCGCCAGCGCAACGAAACGCTGATTCGCTTTGCCAATGGCAGCGCCTCTATTCTAGTGGCCACCGATGTGGCGGCACGGGGTCTGGATATCGACAAGCTGGATGCGGTAATCAATTTTCATATCGCCAAAGATCCGGAAGTACACACCCATCGCATCGGACGGACCGGCCGCGCCGGTGAACGCGGTTGCGCCTACTCCCTGTTTTCGGAGAAAGAGGGTCACAAACTGCTGCGTATGGATCTTACTCAGGACCCGCTGTCCGACCCAGATACACCACCACCTGCCAGTATCTTAACTGAAACGCCCTTTCAGGCACCTATGGCTACCTTACAGATTGATGGCGGCAAGAAACAGAAAGTCCGCCCGGGGGATATTCTCGGTGCACTGACCGGTGGTGATCGTCCGATCAATGGCAAAGATGTTGGCAAGATCAATGTCTTGGACTTGACGGCTTATGTTGCGGTAAAGCGAAACGTCGCAACAGAAGCACTGAAAAAAATTGAAAACGGTAAACTGAAAGGTCGTAAATTCCGGGTGCGACGTATCCGCGGGTAA